One part of the Nymphaea colorata isolate Beijing-Zhang1983 chromosome 8, ASM883128v2, whole genome shotgun sequence genome encodes these proteins:
- the LOC116258743 gene encoding histidine kinase 2-like, producing the protein MSFSAIPCVNLRLPNKPFLKKCWCWVLFKMSSNLRVSGSHGRLSLSSKKHQQQPAHHVQNLKGGVKWRKRLLILWVLAGVIGSCAIFWCMNHNNVTRRKETLANMCDERARMLQDQFNVSMNHVHALAILVSTFHHGKQPSAIDQKTFAEYTERTAFERPLTSGVAYAVKVLQSEREQFEKQHGWTIKRMGTEDQSRVQDDYIPEKLDPAPVQDEYAPVIFSQDTMSHIVSIDMMSGEQDRENILRARASGKGVLTSPFKLLKSNHLGVVLTFAVYKVNLPPDATPKERISAAEGYLGAAFDVPSLVEKLLQQLASKQTIVVNVYDTTNRSSPINMYGPNVTETGLCHVSNLDFGDPYRKHEMHCRFKQKPPLPWSAIMMSSGVLVIVLLVGHILHAALNRIAKVEDDYMAMRELKVRAEAADVAKSQFLATVSHEIRTPMNGVLGMLQMLMDTDLDATQQDFAKTAQASGKTLIALINEVLDQAKIESGRLELEAVPFDVRTILDIVVSLFAETSQDKGIELAVYVSNQVPEILIGDPGRFRQIITNLVGNSIKFTEEGHVFVSVHLAEELRTLSGASCEAFKQKQDSLCIGGTDSFYTLSGYQVVDRRKSWESFKALSMSSQVEASGPINLLVTVEDTGVGIPKDAQSRIFMPFMQADSSTSRTYGGTGIGLSISKCLVDLMGGEIGFASEPKVGSTFAFTAAFTRGQANSQDIKRQQSDSVTSEFQGMRAVVVDGRSIRAMVTKYHLKRLGIQVELADCLKSALSFISSASENVNMVLVDKDAWAKETGMAFPSLLKELQQNGRSNSLAVPDIPKMFLLATSISSSELDDAKSMGYVDTVIMKPLRASMIAACLQQAFGMGSKSQQEKRQPLTSLQSLLSGKQILVVDDNVINRRVAAGALKKYGANVTCAESGKAALKLLQPPHKFDACFMDVQMPEMDGFEATRQVRHTENMVNEQIESGATSSEMYEGISHWHVPILAMTADVIQATHEECTKCGMDGYVSKPFEEEQLYSAVAHFFESDKVQPTS; encoded by the exons ATGAGTTTTTCTGCCATACCCTGTGTGAATCTTAGGCTACCAAACAAGCCCTTCTTGAAGAAATGTTGGTGCTGGGTTTTGTTTAAAATGTCCTCAAATCTCAGGGTCTCTGGTTCCCACGGGAGGTTGAGCTTGAGCTCCAAGAAGCATCAGCAGCAGCCGGCTCATCATGTGCAGAACCTGAAGGGCGGTGTCAAATGGAGAAAAAGGCTCCTTATATTATGGGTACTGGCTGGAGTCATCGGCTCTTGCGCCATTTTCTGGTGTATGAACCACAATAATGTTACCAGGAGGAAGGAGACGCTTGCTAATATGTGTGATGAGAGGGCTAGGATGTTGCAGGATCAGTTCAACGTCAGTATGAACCACGTCCATGCGTTGGCTATCTTGGTTTCCACATTTCATCATGGGAAACAGCCTTCCGCCATTGatcag AAAACGTTCGCAGAGTATACTGAGAGGACAGCCTTTGAAAGACCTTTGACCAGTGGTGTTGCTTATGCTGTCAAAGTACTTCAGTCCGAGAGGGAACAATTTGAGAAACAGCATGGATGGACCATAAAGAGAATGGGAACAGAAGATCAGTCCCGTGTGCAGGATGACTATATCCCTGAGAAGCTTGATCCAGCTCCAGTACAAGATGAATATGCACCGGTCATCTTCTCTCAAGATACCATGTCTCATATTGTGTCCATCGACATGATGTCTGGAGAG CAAGATCGTGAGAACATATTGCGGGCAAGAGCATCTGGGAAGGGAGTTTTGACATCTCCATTCAAGCTCCTGAAATCGAATCACCTTGGAGTTGTGCTCACATTTGCTGTATATAAGGTCAACCTTCCACCTGATGCCACTCCTAAAGAGCGGATAAGTGCAGCTGAAGG ATACTTGGGGGCGGCTTTTGATGTCCCATCTTTGGTGGAGAAACTGCTTCAACAATTAGCTAGCAAGCAAACAATTGTGGTCAATGTGTATGATACAACTAATAGGTCTTCTCCAATAAACATGTATGGCCCTAATGTAACTGAAACTGGTTTATGCCACGTTAGCAACCTTGACTTCGGTGATCCATATCGGAAGCATGAGATGCATTGCAG ATTTAAGCAGAAGCCACCACTACCATGGTCAGCAATAATGATGTCATCTGGTGTTCTTGTGATTGTATTACTTGTTGGACATATACTTCATGCTGCACTGAACCGCATTGCCAAAGTGGAGGATGACTATATGGCAATGAGGGAGTTAAAAGTACGTGCAGAAGCGGCAGATGTTGCTAAGTCTCAG TTCTTAGCAACTGTTTCTCACGAGATCAGGACTCCAATGAATGGAGTACTAG GTATGCTGCAGATGCTTATGGACACTGATCTTGATGCAACTCAGCAAGATTTTGCAAAAACAGCTCAAGCTAGTGGGAAAACTCTAATAGCTCTTATAAATGAAGTCCTAGACCAGGCAAAGATAGAATCTGGTAGACTCGAGCTTGAGGCTGTTCCATTTGATGTTCGTACTATCCTGGATATCGTTGTGTCACTCTTTGCAGAAACATCACAGGACAAAGGCATTGAG CTGGCTGTGTATGTCTCTAATCAAGTTCCAGAGATTCTTATTGGTGATCCAGGGCGTTTCCGTCAGATAATCACCAACCTTGTGGGCAACTCAATCAAG TTCACAGAAGAGGGGCATGTTTTTGTCTCAGTGCATCTTGCTGAGGAGTTGAGGACCTTGTCAGGTGCCAGCTGTGAGGCATTTAAACAGAAACAAGATTCTTTGTGCATTGGAGGAACAGATTCTTTTTACACACTAAGCGGATATCAAGTAGTTGATAGACGAAAAAGTTGGGAGAGCTTTAAGGCACTAAGCATGAGTTCACAAGTAGAAGCTAGCGGCCCTATAAATTTATTAGTTACTGTCGAGGATACAGGTGTTGGGATCCCTAAAGATGCACAAAGTCGCATTTTCATGCCATTCATGCAGGCTGACAGTTCTACATCCCGTACGTATGGTGGAACTGGTATAGGACTGAGCATCAGTAAGTGCTTGGTGGATCTTATGGGTGGGGAAATAGGTTTTGCAAGTGAACCAAAGGTTGGCAGCACGTTTGCTTTCACTGCTGCTTTTACTAGGGGACAAGCAAACTCACAAGACATAAAGCGGCAACAGTCTGACTCTGTGACTTCAGAATTCCAAGGAATGCGGGCAGTAGTTGTTGATGGCAGAAGCATACGCGCTATGGTCACAAAGTACCATTTGAAGAGATTAGGCATTCAAGTTGAGCTTGCAGATTGTCTAAAATCAGCTTTATCTTTTATATCCAG TGCCTCAGAGAATGTTAACATGGTGCTCGTTGATAAAGACGCTTGGGCTAAGGAAACTGGCATGGCATTTCCCTCACTTCTCAAAGAGCTTCAGCAGAATGGCAGATCCAATTCCCTTGCAGTTCCAGACATTCCAAAAATGTTCCTCCTAGCAACATCTATAAGTTCAAGTGAGCTTGATGATGCCAAGTCAATGGGATATGTTGATACTGTAATCATGAAGCCTCTCAGAGCAAGCATGATAGCAGCATGCCTCCAACAAGCCTTCGGCATGGGAAGCAAAAGCCAACAAGAGAAGAGACAGCCATTGACATCGCTCCAAAGTTTACTCAGTGGCAAGCAAATATTGGTAGTTGATGACAATGTTATTAACCGTCGGGTGGCTGCTGGTGCTCTTAAGAAGTATGGAGCTAATGTCACTTGTGCAGAAAGTGGGAAAGCAGCTTTAAAGCTGCTTCAACCACCTCACAAATTTGATGCCTGCTTCATGGATGTTCAGATGCCTGAGATGGATGG GTTTGAAGCAACAAGGCAGGTAAGACATACTGAAAACATGGTGAATGAGCAGATTGAATCTGGTGCAACTTCATCAGAAATGTATGAAGGCATTTCTCATTGGCATGTTCCGATACTGGCAATGACAGCTGATGTCATTCAAGCAACGCATGAGGAATGCACCAAATGTGGCATGGATGGTTATGTATCAAAGCCATTTGAGGAGGAACAGCTGTATTCTGCTGTGGCTCACTTCTTTGAGTCTGACAAGGTGCAGCCGACTTCTTAA